One window of Triticum dicoccoides isolate Atlit2015 ecotype Zavitan chromosome 5A, WEW_v2.0, whole genome shotgun sequence genomic DNA carries:
- the LOC119302809 gene encoding protein DETOXIFICATION 21-like produces MEKREAEESKAPLLEPCRAAEHNATGDGGLGRRLVGENRRLWAVAGPSICTRFSTFGIAVISQAFIGHIGATQLAAYALVSTVLMRFSNGILLGMASALETLCGQSYGAKQYHMMGISLQRSWIILTGCAVLMLPIFVFTEPLLVFIGQDPVISAVAGTISLWYIPVMFACVFSFTLQMYLQAQSKNMIITYLAFVSLGVHLFLSWLLTVRLNLGLDGIMTSMVIAMWIPVFGQLIFVFCGGCPLTWTGFSSVALTDLVPVLRLSLSSGVMLCLELWYNTILVLLTGYMKNAEVALDALSICLNINGWEMMISIGFLSAIGVRVANELGAGNARRAKFAIINVVATSFSIGLVFFIFFLFFRGKLSYIFTTSEEVAAAVASLSPLLAFSILLNSVQPVLSGVAIGAGWQSIVAYVNITTYYLIGIPVGAILGYVFGYHVKGVWVGMLLGTLIQTIVLVFITIRTDWDKQVEVTQERLKRWYITDGNKGKPDSRGSP; encoded by the exons ATGGagaagagggaggcggaggagagcaAGGCCCCGCTGCTGGAGCCCTGCAGGGCGGCAGAGCACAATGCGACCGGTGACGgcgggctggggcggcggctggtgggggagaACCGGCGGCTGTGGGCGGTGGCGGGGCCGTCCATCTGCACGCGCTTCTCCACCTTCGGGATCGCCGTCATCAGCCAGGCCTTCATCGGCCACATCGGCGCCACCCAGCTCGCCGCCTACGCCCTTGTCTCCACCGTCCTCATGCGCTTCAGCAACGGCATACTG CTGGGCATGGCGAGCGCGCTGGAGACGCTGTGCGGGCAGTCGTACGGGGCGAAGCAGTACCACATGATGGGCATCTCCCTGCAGCGCTCCTGGATCATCCTGACCGGCTGCGCCGTGCTCATGCTCCCCATCTTCGTCTTCACCGAGCCTCTCCTCGTCTTCATCGGCCAGGACCCGGTCATCAGCGCCGTCGCCGGGACCATCTCGCTCTGGTACATCCCCGTCATGTTCGCGTGTGTCTTCAGCTTCACGCTCCAGATGTACCTGCAGGCGCAGAGCAAGAACATGATCATCACCTACCTCGCGTTCGTCTCCCTCGGCGTCCATCTCTTCCTGTCCTGGCTCTTGACCGTTCGGCTGAACCTTGGACTCGACGGGATCATGACCTCCATGGTCATCGCCATGTGGATTCCTGTGTTTGGGCAGCTCATCTTCGTCTTCTGCGGTGGCTGCCCTCTCACATGGACCGGCTTCTCCTCCGTGGCACTCACGGACCTCGTTCCTGTCCTCAGGCTCTCACTATCCTCTGGTGTGATGCTCTG TTTGGAATTGTGGTACAACACCATATTGGTGCTCCTAACCGGGTACATGAAGAATGCAGAGGTTGCACTTGACGCTCTTTCAATATG CCTTAACATCAACGGTTGGGAGATGATGATTTCTATTGGCTTTTTGTCTGCAATAGG AGTACGCGTTGCAAATGAGCTCGGAGCTGGAAATGCAAGAAGGGCCAAGTTCGCCATCATAAATGTCGTCGCCACTTCTTTCTCAATAGGCCTTGTGTtcttcatatttttccttttcttccGCGGAAAGCTTTCCTACATATTTACCACCAGTGAAGAGGTAGCTGCCGCAGTTGCTAGCCTGTCACCTCTTCTAGCCTTCTCCATCTTGTTGAATAGTGTTCAACCGGTGCTATCAG GTGTTGCCATCGGTGCGGGTTGGCAAAGTATAGTAGCCTATGTTAACATCACAACGTATTACTTGATTGGTATCCCTGTTGGAGCAATCCTTGGCTATGTTTTTGGATATCATGTGAAG GGCGTTTGGGTTGGCATGCTGCTCGGAACACTGATCCAAACAATTGTACTTGTGTTCATAACAATTAGGACTGACTGGGATAAACAG GTAGAGGTTACTCAGGAGAGATTGAAGAGATGGTACATCACGGATGGGAACAAAGGGAAGCCAGATTCAAGGGGAAGTCCATGA